In Actinomadura citrea, a single window of DNA contains:
- a CDS encoding glycoside hydrolase family 3 protein: MRASRSLALAAAVSALVAGAAGCGGGESGKGGRTPSAGSAAPGAPRTPAPDAWIPGRVAKMSVAEKVGQLFVPTFSSRADALTKIRKYRVGGLIYFPGNIGTPARTAAQSNALQKASKIPLLLGVDEEQGIVSRTPFVTTFPGNMALGATRSQADARAAARVTGAELRAVGINLDYAPDADVNVNPRNPVIGLRSFGSDPALASTLVRGAIGGFQEAGVAAAAKHFPGHGDTATDSHTGLPVIQHSPRTWERLDAPPFEAAIAGGVDLIMTAHIVVPKLDRSGDPSTLSKTVLTGLLRGKLGYQGVVTTDSLEMAGVREKYGDAGVPVRAINAGADQLLMPPDLPRAYDAVVKAVRTGKITQRRLDESVTRILKLKQRRGLFQGTSADPAKAAAAVGTPANKAVARGVAEHSVTLVRNDGGLLPLKGRKVAVSGPDSGRLQAALRRQGVAVTAPGSADVMVLTTVNAGAATASRIRALGSKPVVVAALGRPYDLDSAGGAKAALATYSSSRVSVEALARVLSGAVKPTGRLPVPAGGKPAGHGMAYR, encoded by the coding sequence GTGCGTGCTTCACGTTCACTCGCGCTCGCGGCGGCGGTGTCCGCGCTGGTCGCGGGGGCCGCGGGCTGCGGCGGCGGCGAGAGCGGCAAGGGCGGGCGGACGCCGTCCGCCGGGTCCGCCGCGCCCGGTGCGCCGCGCACGCCCGCGCCGGACGCCTGGATTCCCGGCCGGGTCGCGAAGATGAGCGTGGCCGAGAAGGTGGGGCAGCTGTTCGTCCCGACGTTCTCCAGCCGCGCCGACGCGCTCACGAAGATCAGGAAGTACCGCGTGGGCGGGCTGATCTACTTCCCCGGCAACATCGGCACCCCGGCGCGGACGGCCGCGCAGTCGAACGCGCTGCAGAAGGCCTCGAAGATCCCGCTGCTGCTCGGCGTGGACGAGGAGCAGGGCATCGTGTCGCGGACGCCGTTCGTCACCACGTTCCCCGGCAACATGGCGCTCGGCGCGACCCGCAGCCAGGCCGACGCCCGCGCCGCCGCCCGGGTCACCGGCGCCGAGCTGCGCGCGGTCGGCATCAACCTCGACTACGCGCCCGACGCCGACGTGAACGTGAACCCGCGCAACCCGGTGATCGGGCTGCGTTCCTTCGGGTCCGACCCGGCCCTGGCGTCCACGCTGGTGCGGGGCGCGATCGGCGGCTTCCAGGAGGCCGGGGTCGCCGCGGCGGCCAAGCACTTCCCCGGCCACGGCGACACCGCGACCGACAGCCACACCGGCCTGCCGGTGATCCAGCACTCGCCGCGGACGTGGGAGCGGCTGGACGCGCCCCCGTTCGAGGCGGCGATCGCGGGGGGCGTCGACCTCATCATGACCGCGCACATCGTCGTCCCGAAGCTCGACAGGTCGGGCGATCCGTCCACGCTGTCCAAGACGGTCCTGACCGGGCTGCTGCGCGGCAAGCTGGGCTATCAGGGCGTCGTCACCACCGACTCGCTGGAGATGGCCGGTGTCCGCGAGAAGTACGGCGACGCCGGCGTCCCGGTCCGGGCGATCAACGCGGGCGCCGACCAGCTGCTGATGCCACCCGATCTGCCGCGCGCCTACGACGCCGTGGTGAAGGCCGTCCGGACCGGGAAGATCACACAGCGGCGGCTGGACGAGTCGGTGACGCGGATCCTCAAGCTCAAGCAGCGCCGCGGCCTGTTCCAGGGGACCTCCGCCGATCCCGCCAAGGCCGCGGCGGCGGTCGGCACGCCCGCGAACAAGGCCGTCGCCCGGGGCGTCGCCGAGCATTCGGTCACCCTCGTCCGCAACGACGGCGGCCTGCTGCCGCTCAAGGGCAGGAAGGTCGCCGTGTCCGGTCCGGACAGCGGCCGGCTCCAGGCGGCCCTGCGCCGCCAGGGCGTCGCGGTCACGGCGCCCGGCTCGGCCGACGTCATGGTCCTGACCACGGTGAACGCGGGGGCGGCGACCGCGTCCCGGATCCGGGCGCTCGGCTCGAAGCCGGTGGTCGTCGCCGCGCTCGGCCGCCCCTACGACCTCGACTCGGCCGGCGGCGCGAAGGCCGCGCTCGCCACCTACTCCTCCAGCCGGGTCTCGGTGGAGGCGCTGGCCAGGGTGCTGAGCGGAGCGGTGAAGCCCACGGGCAGGCTGCCGGTGCCGGCGGGCGGGAAGCCCGCCGGGCACGGCATGGCCTACCGGTAG
- a CDS encoding N-acetylmuramic acid 6-phosphate etherase: MIDCELPTEGRNPRTLDVDTLPTMEVLRLINSEDATVPTVVGSVLPEVARLVDLAVESLRAGGRVHYFGAGTSGRLAVLDAAELPPTFGIWGRVVAHNAGGPGALSQAISGVEDDVELGRRDALDVRPGDVAVGIAASGRTPYVVGALRAAAAVGARTALISCNPHTPYGDEVEVHIGLATGPEVISGSTRMKAGTATKLVLNSFSTTLMIRMGRTYSNLMVSVNALNSKLRARLVRILTEATGMDARTCENALSEAGGNTRVALVSLLGEVPAARATMVLEETDGGVREALQRLRSA, encoded by the coding sequence GTGATCGATTGCGAGCTCCCCACGGAGGGGCGGAACCCTCGGACCCTCGACGTCGACACGCTGCCGACCATGGAGGTGCTACGCCTGATCAACTCTGAGGACGCGACCGTGCCGACGGTCGTCGGCTCCGTACTGCCCGAGGTCGCCCGGCTGGTCGACCTCGCGGTGGAGTCCCTGCGCGCGGGCGGCCGCGTGCACTACTTCGGCGCCGGCACGTCCGGCCGGCTCGCGGTGCTCGACGCGGCCGAGCTTCCCCCCACGTTCGGCATCTGGGGCCGGGTCGTGGCCCACAACGCCGGCGGGCCCGGCGCGCTGTCGCAGGCCATCTCCGGCGTGGAGGACGACGTCGAGCTCGGCCGCCGGGACGCCCTCGACGTCCGGCCGGGCGACGTCGCGGTCGGCATCGCGGCGAGCGGCCGCACCCCGTACGTGGTGGGGGCGCTGCGCGCCGCCGCCGCGGTCGGGGCGCGCACGGCCCTGATCAGCTGCAACCCGCACACGCCGTACGGGGACGAGGTGGAGGTGCACATCGGGCTCGCCACCGGGCCCGAGGTGATCAGCGGTTCCACCCGGATGAAGGCCGGCACCGCGACCAAGCTGGTGCTCAACTCCTTCTCCACCACCCTGATGATCAGGATGGGGCGCACCTACTCCAACCTGATGGTCAGCGTGAACGCGCTGAACTCCAAGCTGCGCGCCCGGCTGGTGCGCATCCTCACCGAGGCGACCGGGATGGATGCCCGCACCTGCGAGAACGCGCTGTCCGAGGCGGGTGGCAACACCCGCGTCGCCCTGGTCTCGCTCCTCGGCGAGGTCCCCGCGGCACGCGCGACGATGGTGCTGGAGGAAACGGACGGCGGCGTCCGCGAGGCGCTGCAACGCCTCAGATCCGCCTAG
- the pruA gene encoding L-glutamate gamma-semialdehyde dehydrogenase, which produces MDAVTAVPVPVNEPARTYAPGSAERAALEARIKELGGAQTELTMAIGGERRMGAGTPVDVVEPHDHGHVLGRMGEATEADVTEAVAAAREAAPAWRAMSFDDRAAIFLRAAELLAGPWRSTVNAATILGQSKSVQQAEIDAACELIDFWRFNARYAQQIHEQQPLSPPGVWNRLEYRPLEGFVLAITPFNFTAIAGNLPTSPALMGNVVVWKPSPTQQLAAHHTMRLLEAAGLPPGVINMVTGNGRAVSAVALRHPELAGLHFTGSAATFQNLWRTIGENISAYRGYPRIVGETGGKDFVVAHPSADPAVLKTALVRGAFEYQGQKCSAASRAYIPRSLWTAMRDDFCAEVDALTMGDVAEDLSAFMGAVIDDRAFAKHRRAIDRARGTDGVRILAGGELDDSRGYFVRPTVLESPDPTDEIFTTEYFGPILGVHVYEDADYAGVLTQMEGVSDYGLTGAVVADDRAAIAEATERLRFAAGNFYINDKPTGSIVGQQPFGGARASGTNDKAGSIFNLTRWTSARSIKETFVPPTDHRYPHMG; this is translated from the coding sequence ATGGACGCCGTCACCGCCGTGCCGGTTCCAGTGAACGAACCGGCCAGGACGTACGCGCCGGGAAGCGCCGAGCGGGCCGCGCTGGAAGCCAGGATCAAGGAGCTGGGCGGCGCGCAGACCGAGCTGACCATGGCGATCGGGGGCGAGCGGCGCATGGGCGCGGGCACGCCCGTCGACGTCGTGGAGCCGCACGACCACGGGCACGTGCTCGGCCGGATGGGCGAGGCGACCGAGGCGGACGTGACCGAGGCCGTCGCCGCGGCGCGGGAGGCGGCGCCCGCCTGGCGGGCCATGTCCTTCGACGACCGCGCCGCGATCTTCCTGCGCGCCGCCGAGCTGCTCGCCGGGCCGTGGCGGTCCACGGTGAACGCCGCCACGATCCTCGGCCAGTCCAAGTCGGTGCAGCAGGCCGAGATCGACGCCGCCTGCGAGCTGATCGACTTCTGGCGGTTCAACGCCCGGTACGCGCAGCAGATCCACGAGCAGCAGCCGCTGTCGCCGCCGGGGGTGTGGAACAGGCTGGAGTACCGGCCGCTGGAGGGCTTCGTCCTCGCCATCACCCCGTTCAACTTCACCGCGATCGCCGGGAACCTGCCGACCTCGCCCGCCCTGATGGGCAACGTCGTGGTGTGGAAGCCGTCCCCGACGCAGCAGCTCGCCGCCCACCACACGATGCGCCTGCTGGAGGCCGCCGGCCTCCCGCCCGGCGTGATCAACATGGTCACCGGCAACGGCCGCGCCGTCTCCGCGGTGGCCCTGCGCCACCCCGAGCTCGCCGGCCTGCACTTCACCGGCTCGGCCGCCACGTTCCAGAACCTCTGGCGGACGATCGGCGAGAACATCTCCGCCTACCGAGGCTACCCGCGCATCGTCGGCGAGACCGGCGGCAAGGACTTCGTCGTCGCCCACCCGTCCGCCGACCCGGCCGTCCTGAAGACGGCGCTCGTCCGCGGGGCCTTCGAGTACCAGGGCCAGAAGTGCTCCGCCGCGTCCCGCGCCTACATCCCGCGCTCCCTCTGGACCGCCATGCGCGACGATTTCTGCGCCGAAGTGGACGCCCTCACCATGGGCGACGTCGCCGAGGATCTGTCGGCCTTCATGGGCGCCGTGATCGACGACCGGGCCTTCGCCAAGCACCGCCGCGCCATCGACCGCGCCCGCGGGACCGACGGCGTGCGCATCCTCGCCGGCGGCGAGCTGGACGACTCGCGCGGCTACTTCGTCCGCCCCACGGTCCTGGAGTCGCCCGACCCGACCGACGAGATCTTCACCACCGAGTACTTCGGCCCGATCCTCGGCGTCCACGTCTACGAGGACGCCGACTACGCCGGCGTCCTCACCCAGATGGAGGGCGTCTCGGACTACGGCCTGACCGGCGCGGTCGTCGCCGACGACCGCGCCGCCATCGCCGAGGCCACCGAGCGGCTCCGCTTCGCCGCCGGGAACTTCTACATCAACGACAAGCCGACCGGCTCGATCGTCGGCCAGCAGCCGTTCGGCGGCGCCCGCGCGTCCGGCACCAACGACAAGGCCGGTTCGATCTTCAACCTCACCCGCTGGACGAGCGCCCGCTCCATCAAGGAGACCTTCGTCCCGCCGACCGACCACCGCTACCCGCACATGGGCTGA
- a CDS encoding MurR/RpiR family transcriptional regulator has translation MRKPIGPDRGPERGNTGEPAAPRDDAAGRDRDATPLSTVVRVRSLLPSLPPAERRVAQRVIDDPEGVANSTITELAQNCGTSETTVIRFCRAIGFHGYPELRLTLATEAGRAQSASGGRVIGSDISPDDSLEQIVEKVTFADARAVEETASQLDIKMLEQVVDAVVAADRVDVYGVGASAFVAADFQQKLHRIGRVCSAWADAHIMLTSAAVLSPGDVAIGISHTGATVETIDALEVAKTRGARTVALTNFPKSPIAEVADLILTTAARETTFRSGATASRLAQLTVVDCLFVGVAQRTYGSTRKALEATYEAVRGRTVRPDRRRR, from the coding sequence ATGAGGAAACCCATCGGCCCCGACCGGGGCCCCGAGCGGGGGAACACGGGGGAGCCCGCTGCGCCAAGGGACGACGCGGCGGGCAGGGACAGGGACGCCACGCCGCTGAGCACGGTGGTGCGGGTCCGTTCGCTGCTGCCCTCGCTGCCCCCCGCCGAGCGAAGAGTCGCTCAACGCGTCATCGACGACCCCGAAGGGGTCGCCAACTCGACCATCACCGAACTCGCCCAGAACTGCGGCACCTCCGAGACCACGGTCATCAGGTTCTGCCGGGCGATCGGGTTCCATGGTTATCCAGAGCTGCGGCTGACCCTCGCCACCGAGGCGGGCCGGGCCCAGAGCGCCAGCGGCGGCCGGGTCATCGGCAGCGACATCAGTCCCGACGACTCGCTGGAGCAGATCGTGGAGAAGGTCACCTTCGCCGACGCGCGCGCCGTCGAGGAGACCGCGTCCCAGCTCGACATCAAGATGCTGGAGCAGGTCGTGGACGCGGTCGTGGCCGCCGATCGGGTCGACGTCTACGGCGTCGGCGCGAGCGCGTTCGTCGCGGCCGACTTCCAGCAGAAGCTGCACCGCATCGGCCGGGTCTGCTCCGCCTGGGCGGACGCCCACATCATGTTGACCAGCGCCGCCGTCCTGAGCCCCGGCGACGTGGCGATCGGCATCTCGCACACCGGGGCGACCGTGGAGACCATCGACGCGCTGGAGGTCGCCAAGACCAGGGGCGCCAGGACCGTCGCGCTCACCAACTTCCCGAAGTCCCCCATAGCGGAGGTCGCGGACCTGATCCTGACGACCGCCGCCCGGGAGACGACGTTCCGCTCGGGCGCCACCGCCAGCCGGCTGGCGCAGCTCACAGTGGTGGACTGCCTCTTCGTCGGAGTTGCGCAGCGCACCTACGGGTCTACCCGCAAGGCCCTCGAAGCCACGTACGAGGCGGTCCGCGGACGGACCGTGCGACCCGACCGGAGGCGTCGGTGA
- a CDS encoding DUF6912 family protein — MRVYLPSTLTLLAGVHAAREIAPAPLAAHAVTPALREWYAGGDQEELEYAAMSAAARASLRLLAADPSVPRRRVVLAAEVPDDQVSWARGDIALGNGDRALVQIATPVPWKRIASGHVDDPDAAPDVAAAAQALAAADAGDEDARFTVDGAEGHELLWYATQELVHLLD; from the coding sequence ATGCGCGTCTACCTGCCGTCCACGCTCACGCTGCTCGCCGGCGTCCACGCCGCCCGCGAGATCGCTCCCGCGCCGCTCGCCGCCCACGCCGTCACGCCCGCCCTGCGCGAGTGGTACGCGGGCGGCGACCAGGAGGAGCTGGAGTACGCGGCGATGTCCGCCGCCGCCCGCGCCTCGCTGCGCCTGCTCGCCGCCGACCCGTCCGTCCCGCGCCGCCGGGTCGTGCTGGCCGCCGAGGTCCCCGACGACCAGGTCTCCTGGGCGCGCGGCGACATCGCCCTCGGCAACGGCGACCGCGCCCTCGTCCAGATCGCGACCCCCGTCCCGTGGAAGCGGATCGCCTCCGGCCACGTCGACGACCCCGACGCCGCCCCCGACGTCGCCGCCGCCGCGCAGGCCCTCGCCGCCGCCGACGCCGGAGACGAGGACGCCCGCTTCACCGTGGACGGTGCCGAGGGCCACGAGCTCCTCTGGTACGCCACCCAGGAACTCGTCCACCTCCTCGACTAG
- a CDS encoding HAD family hydrolase yields MSVKAVITDWGGVLTSPLAEAVEVWLTADRIDVERYKTVMRAWVKQAYDGAGTNPIHGLEDGTLPTSEFERLLAAELLTVDGAPVEAAGLIARMFGAFAPVEPMYEALRAVRAGGARTALLSNSWGNEYPHDLFAELFDAIVISCEVGMRKPDERIFRHALDLLGLAAAECVFIDDIEHNVRAAQALGIRGILHTAPDATIAELRGMDLLP; encoded by the coding sequence GTGAGCGTCAAAGCTGTGATCACCGACTGGGGCGGCGTCCTCACCTCCCCCCTCGCCGAGGCCGTCGAGGTCTGGCTCACCGCCGACCGCATCGACGTCGAGCGCTACAAGACCGTCATGCGCGCCTGGGTGAAGCAGGCCTACGACGGGGCCGGGACGAATCCCATCCACGGCCTGGAGGACGGCACCCTGCCCACCTCCGAGTTCGAGCGGCTCCTCGCGGCCGAGCTGCTCACCGTCGACGGCGCCCCCGTGGAGGCCGCCGGGCTCATCGCCCGGATGTTCGGCGCGTTCGCCCCGGTCGAGCCGATGTACGAGGCGCTGCGCGCGGTCCGCGCCGGGGGCGCCCGCACCGCCCTGCTGTCGAACTCCTGGGGCAACGAGTACCCCCACGACCTGTTCGCCGAGCTCTTCGACGCGATCGTCATCTCCTGCGAGGTCGGGATGCGCAAGCCCGACGAGCGGATCTTCCGGCACGCCCTGGACCTGCTCGGCCTGGCCGCCGCCGAGTGCGTCTTCATCGACGACATCGAGCACAACGTCCGCGCCGCGCAGGCCCTCGGAATCCGCGGCATCCTGCACACCGCCCCCGACGCCACGATCGCCGAACTGCGCGGGATGGACCTGCTGCCCTGA
- a CDS encoding HAD family hydrolase, with amino-acid sequence MSTLNRLVLWNIDHTLVDVGRITRDAYAEAFQRTIGRPLVRLPPTPGRTESEIIFETLAFNDVVTTDDHLPAFFDALAEAFANRRADLRAHGRVLAGAGEAVEALAHVPGVVQSVLTGSLQPNAVLKVTELGLAARLDLEAGGYENGVYSKAALLEVARARAGERHGARYPESATVYVADSPRDVQAAHIAGSPIIAVATGSATEAELRAAGADRVLATLADTHAVVSAVADLTRM; translated from the coding sequence ATGTCGACGCTGAACCGTCTCGTGCTGTGGAACATCGACCACACCCTGGTCGACGTCGGACGGATCACTCGGGACGCCTATGCCGAGGCGTTCCAGCGGACCATCGGGCGTCCGCTCGTGCGCCTGCCGCCCACCCCCGGCCGCACCGAATCCGAGATCATCTTCGAGACCCTCGCGTTCAACGACGTCGTCACCACCGACGACCACCTCCCCGCCTTCTTCGACGCGCTGGCCGAGGCGTTCGCGAACCGCCGCGCCGACCTGCGCGCGCACGGCCGCGTCCTGGCCGGCGCCGGGGAGGCCGTCGAGGCGCTCGCCCACGTGCCCGGCGTCGTCCAGTCGGTGCTGACGGGATCGCTCCAGCCGAACGCGGTGCTGAAGGTGACCGAGCTCGGTCTCGCCGCCCGCCTGGACCTGGAGGCCGGCGGCTACGAGAACGGCGTCTACAGCAAGGCCGCCCTCCTGGAAGTCGCCCGCGCCCGAGCCGGCGAGCGCCACGGCGCCCGCTACCCCGAGTCCGCGACCGTCTACGTCGCCGACTCGCCCCGCGACGTCCAGGCCGCGCACATCGCCGGCTCGCCGATCATCGCCGTCGCCACGGGGAGCGCCACCGAGGCCGAGCTCCGCGCGGCCGGCGCGGACAGGGTCCTGGCGACGCTCGCGGACACGCACGCCGTGGTGAGCGCGGTCGCCGACCTGACCCGCATGTGA
- a CDS encoding acyl-CoA dehydrogenase family protein — protein MDFELSPKARDHRDRLQEFMEARVYPAEPVYAAWRAENDPHALPPVVGELKAEARERGLWNLFLPDVSGLSNLEYATLAELTGRSPDLAPEAVNCAAPDTGNMEVLHMFGTDEQKERWLRPLLDGEIRSAFAMTEPEVASSDATNITTSIVRDGDEYVVNGRKWFITGAADERCKIFIVMGKTDPGAPPHRQQSQVLVPRDTPGVTVVRHLPVFGYQDQHGHSEILFEDVRVPASNLVAAEGDGFMIAQARLGPGRIHHCMRALGMAERALELMCRRALSREAFGGPLARQGVVREQIAESRMAIEQARLLTLKTAWLIDRHGAKGARTEIAAIKVVVPRIAHEVLDRAIQVHGAAGVSDDTPLAAMYSWVRAMRIFDGPDEVHVRTVARQELRRHEN, from the coding sequence ATGGACTTCGAACTCAGCCCGAAGGCACGCGACCACCGGGACCGGCTCCAGGAGTTCATGGAGGCGCGCGTCTACCCGGCCGAGCCCGTCTACGCCGCCTGGCGGGCGGAGAACGACCCGCACGCGCTGCCGCCGGTCGTCGGGGAACTGAAGGCCGAGGCGCGCGAGCGGGGGCTGTGGAACCTGTTCCTGCCGGACGTGTCCGGGCTGTCCAACCTGGAGTACGCGACGCTCGCCGAGCTGACCGGAAGGTCGCCCGACCTCGCCCCGGAGGCGGTCAACTGCGCGGCGCCCGACACGGGGAACATGGAAGTCCTGCACATGTTCGGCACGGACGAGCAGAAGGAGCGCTGGCTCAGGCCCCTGCTGGACGGCGAGATCCGCAGCGCGTTCGCGATGACCGAGCCCGAGGTCGCCTCCTCCGACGCCACCAACATCACCACCTCGATCGTCCGGGACGGCGACGAGTACGTGGTCAACGGCCGCAAGTGGTTCATCACCGGCGCCGCCGACGAGCGCTGCAAGATCTTCATCGTGATGGGCAAGACCGATCCCGGCGCGCCGCCGCACCGGCAGCAGTCGCAGGTGCTCGTGCCGCGCGACACCCCGGGCGTGACGGTCGTCCGGCACCTGCCCGTGTTCGGCTACCAGGACCAGCACGGACACTCGGAGATCCTCTTCGAGGACGTCCGGGTGCCGGCGTCGAACCTGGTCGCGGCCGAGGGCGACGGGTTCATGATCGCGCAGGCGCGGCTCGGGCCCGGCCGCATCCACCACTGCATGCGGGCGCTCGGCATGGCGGAGCGGGCGCTGGAGCTGATGTGCCGGCGCGCCCTGTCCCGCGAGGCCTTCGGCGGGCCGCTGGCCCGGCAGGGGGTCGTCCGGGAGCAGATCGCCGAGTCGCGGATGGCGATCGAGCAGGCACGGCTGCTGACCCTCAAGACCGCCTGGCTGATCGACCGGCACGGCGCGAAGGGCGCGCGGACGGAGATCGCCGCGATCAAGGTGGTCGTGCCGCGCATCGCCCACGAGGTGCTCGACCGCGCGATCCAGGTGCACGGCGCCGCCGGCGTCTCCGACGACACCCCGCTCGCGGCGATGTACTCGTGGGTCCGCGCGATGCGCATCTTCGACGGCCCCGACGAGGTCCACGTCCGCACCGTGGCCCGCCAGGAACTCCGCCGCCACGAGAACTGA
- a CDS encoding N-acetylglucosamine kinase: MLTHLAGPYVVGIDAGGTKTRCVVLTLGGALAGSGTGPGANPNSGGDTAGALTTALREALGDLDRTHILTGVFGIAGAGSAGRPAAVAAARQAWQAVGLRGSPAVVTDIAVAFAAGTSEPKGIVVFSGTGAGAAVINDGAIVQRADGYGWLVGDEGSAVWLGKEAVRAALAAYDGRGSPTLLTDSVPRALLGPTVVAQIDSERRRPRHPRALAMAGAPSPSPGSPALPQPASLSAGGGSPGGRATGTAVLAHGSAYPPSARCPAPGNGPPGHPESPGTPPNPRLAQAIIKEVYGRPPAALGRLGPVVAAAAAAGDPVARRITDEAAQWLLADVDAVRPALSDPCAPVVMHGSVLREGPVAEAVRSGLRARFAEAPRSAGDGAVGAAGMALRRLGHPLPG; encoded by the coding sequence GTGTTGACCCATTTGGCCGGTCCTTACGTGGTCGGTATCGACGCGGGTGGCACGAAGACCCGCTGCGTCGTGCTGACGCTCGGGGGAGCCCTGGCCGGTTCCGGCACCGGCCCAGGGGCCAACCCCAACTCAGGAGGCGACACCGCCGGGGCGCTGACCACCGCCCTGCGGGAGGCACTCGGGGACCTCGACCGTACCCACATCCTCACCGGCGTGTTCGGCATCGCCGGCGCCGGCTCGGCCGGCCGGCCCGCCGCGGTCGCGGCGGCCCGGCAGGCCTGGCAGGCCGTCGGGCTGCGCGGCTCGCCCGCGGTGGTGACCGACATCGCGGTGGCGTTCGCCGCGGGGACCAGCGAGCCCAAGGGCATCGTGGTGTTCTCCGGCACGGGCGCCGGCGCGGCGGTCATCAACGACGGCGCGATCGTGCAGCGCGCGGACGGCTACGGCTGGCTCGTCGGGGACGAGGGTTCGGCGGTATGGCTCGGGAAGGAGGCCGTCCGGGCCGCGCTCGCCGCCTACGACGGCCGCGGCTCCCCGACGCTGCTCACCGATTCGGTCCCCCGGGCGCTGCTCGGCCCCACGGTGGTCGCGCAGATCGACTCGGAACGGCGAAGACCCCGCCATCCAAGGGCGCTGGCCATGGCCGGCGCCCCTTCGCCGTCACCGGGCTCTCCTGCGCTGCCGCAGCCCGCCTCGCTGTCCGCCGGCGGGGGCTCCCCCGGCGGGCGCGCCACCGGAACCGCCGTCCTCGCCCACGGATCCGCCTACCCGCCGTCCGCCCGCTGCCCCGCGCCCGGCAACGGGCCGCCGGGCCATCCCGAGTCTCCCGGCACCCCGCCCAATCCCCGCCTCGCCCAGGCGATCATCAAGGAGGTGTACGGCCGTCCGCCCGCGGCCCTGGGCCGCCTCGGCCCGGTGGTCGCCGCCGCCGCGGCCGCCGGTGATCCCGTGGCCAGGCGCATCACCGACGAGGCCGCGCAGTGGCTGCTGGCCGACGTCGACGCGGTGCGCCCGGCCTTGTCCGACCCCTGCGCACCGGTCGTCATGCACGGCTCGGTGCTCCGTGAAGGCCCCGTCGCCGAGGCCGTCCGCTCCGGGCTGCGCGCCCGCTTCGCCGAAGCCCCGCGCAGCGCCGGCGACGGGGCCGTCGGCGCGGCCGGGATGGCGCTGCGCCGCCTCGGCCACCCCTTGCCGGGCTGA